The Dehalococcoidia bacterium genomic sequence TGACCAGGACGGCATCGGCGCCGGCCTCCATCGCCGCGGCCGCTTCGCTCGGCACGCCGAGGCCGGCGTCCACGACCACGGGCACATGCGCCTGCTCGATGATGATGCGGATCGCCTCCATCGTCTGGATGCCCTGGCCGGAGCCGATCGCGGAGCCGAGCGGCATCACCGTCGCGGTGCCGATCTCTTCCAGGCGCCGCGCCAGCACGGGGTCGGCGTTGATGTAGGGCAGGACCTTGAAGCCCTTGGCGACGAGCCGCTCGGCGGCGCGCAGCGTGCCGATCGGGTCGGGCAGCAAGTACTTGGCGTCGGGGATGACTTCGAGCTTGACGAAGTCGGAGCCGGTGACCTGGCGGCCCAGCTCGGCGATGAAGACGGCGCGGTCGGCGTCCTGACTGCCGGCGGTGTTGGGCAGCACGCTGAAGCGCGACCAGTCGATCTGATCGAGCAGCGTCTGCTCGCCCGGATCGTCGAGGTTGAGGCGGCCGATCGCGACCGTGACGAGCTCGGCGCCGGAGGCGTCGAGCGAAGCGTGCAGCTCTTCCACGCTGCGGTGGCGGCCGGTGCCGATCATCA encodes the following:
- a CDS encoding thiazole synthase → MHDLLTIAGKTFRSRLMIGTGRHRSVEELHASLDASGAELVTVAIGRLNLDDPGEQTLLDQIDWSRFSVLPNTAGSQDADRAVFIAELGRQVTGSDFVKLEVIPDAKYLLPDPIGTLRAAERLVAKGFKVLPYINADPVLARRLEEIGTATVMPLGSAIGSGQGIQTMEAIRIIIEQAHVPVVVDAGLGVPSEAAAAMEAGADAVLVNTAIAQAADPGLMAEAFKLGVEAGRKAFLSGRIPKRETAITSSPMAGVGAR